The proteins below come from a single Fusobacterium nucleatum genomic window:
- a CDS encoding DUF1904 domain-containing protein — MPHLKIRGIEKNLIVENSKEIIDKLTKIIGCDRNWFTIEHQNTEYIFDGKIVDGYTFVELYWFARDEKIKKEVADFLTKFIKKINNNKDCCIIFFTLTGDNYCDNGKFF, encoded by the coding sequence ATGCCACATTTAAAAATCAGAGGAATAGAAAAAAATTTAATAGTTGAAAATAGCAAAGAAATTATTGATAAACTGACAAAAATTATTGGCTGTGATAGAAATTGGTTTACCATAGAACATCAAAATACAGAATATATTTTTGATGGAAAAATAGTTGATGGCTATACTTTTGTTGAGTTATATTGGTTTGCCAGAGATGAAAAAATTAAAAAAGAAGTTGCAGATTTTCTAACAAAATTCATTAAGAAAATTAATAACAATAAAGATTGCTGTATTATATTTTTTACTTTAACAGGAGATAATTATTGTGATAATGGAAAATTTTTCTAA
- a CDS encoding ExbD/TolR family protein, translating to MRRRPKKANQPPQLMLSPMIDMIFLLLVFFIVGTMYMSELRSIPIQLPQAKNSETLKKSSFTVSIKKDGSLFLDDIPIELQQLLKNVKIENENNPEFFVMIRAEEEVNYKTVIKLIDELRGAGVSRLGLATDLEDKYDR from the coding sequence ATGAGAAGACGACCTAAAAAAGCAAATCAACCTCCTCAATTAATGTTAAGTCCCATGATTGATATGATTTTTTTATTGCTGGTATTTTTCATTGTTGGAACTATGTATATGAGTGAACTTAGAAGTATTCCTATCCAATTACCACAAGCCAAAAATTCAGAAACACTTAAAAAAAGTAGTTTCACTGTAAGTATAAAAAAAGATGGTTCTTTATTTTTAGATGACATCCCGATAGAATTACAACAACTGCTTAAAAATGTAAAAATAGAAAATGAGAACAATCCTGAATTTTTTGTTATGATTCGTGCAGAAGAAGAAGTCAATTATAAAACAGTAATTAAATTAATAGATGAATTGAGAGGTGCTGGAGTTAGCCGTTTAGGGTTAGCAACTGATTTGGAGGATAAATATGACAGATAA
- a CDS encoding MotA/TolQ/ExbB proton channel family protein produces the protein MGIFEGAIDYFQRGGFIMWPLLLCSIVSISIGVERYLYYRKNISSSIFVIKFCSLINEDNFEEAHRYAKENKGDAAKLASDILSIRKDLGKRLESIVYSKADRAIDEMEQHLDYLSVVIGLAPMLGLLGTITGMIGSFNALNQRLQNPMAVTAGIGEALITTVFGLSIAILGMCIHAYLSSKVKTASFNLYEVAEALVNTMENN, from the coding sequence ATGGGAATTTTTGAAGGAGCTATTGATTATTTTCAAAGAGGTGGGTTTATTATGTGGCCTCTTCTTCTATGTTCAATAGTCTCTATTTCCATCGGTGTAGAAAGATATCTATATTATAGAAAAAATATTTCCAGTAGTATTTTTGTTATAAAATTTTGCTCTCTTATAAATGAAGATAATTTTGAAGAGGCACATAGATACGCAAAAGAAAATAAAGGAGATGCTGCAAAACTTGCTTCAGATATTTTAAGTATTAGAAAAGATCTAGGAAAACGATTAGAATCTATTGTATATTCTAAAGCAGATCGTGCCATTGATGAGATGGAACAACATCTTGATTATTTGAGTGTAGTTATTGGATTGGCACCCATGCTTGGGCTTTTAGGAACTATTACTGGAATGATAGGTTCTTTTAATGCCTTAAATCAAAGATTACAAAATCCAATGGCTGTAACAGCTGGAATTGGAGAAGCATTGATTACAACTGTTTTTGGTCTATCAATTGCTATTCTTGGAATGTGTATTCATGCCTATCTATCAAGTAAAGTAAAAACAGCTTCTTTTAATCTTTATGAAGTTGCTGAAGCTCTAGTGAATACAATGGAAAATAATTAG
- a CDS encoding energy transducer TonB, which yields MTDKNNRFLQGIVVAFIFHFLIAILLGLFEFHSNNYSPKILEITLGESGGGGGSGKKASNTSEASSSKTNKDNRDIVTDKIVKQKTIEPKKKIEKKQIDTKKSSSSNNPVKNLDEQNLSNSTGETQGSAEQGDGEGQGSGSGEGSGSRSGNGAGKAEGNGDSTGNGSGNGAVTPPYLVSYTSPKYPPSIRNLEIEGDVYVKILVAADGKVKNVTLYKSSGNETLDSAAIKEVYQWRFRAAKDSQGNSMACNVILPVKFVLH from the coding sequence ATGACAGATAAAAACAATCGTTTTCTTCAAGGGATTGTTGTTGCTTTTATTTTTCATTTTTTGATTGCAATTTTACTTGGTCTTTTTGAATTTCATTCAAATAATTATTCACCAAAAATTTTAGAAATAACTTTAGGAGAAAGTGGTGGAGGTGGAGGAAGTGGAAAAAAAGCTAGTAATACTTCTGAAGCATCTTCTTCCAAAACAAATAAAGATAATAGAGATATTGTAACAGATAAGATTGTAAAACAAAAAACTATTGAACCGAAAAAGAAAATTGAAAAAAAACAAATAGATACTAAAAAAAGTTCATCATCAAATAATCCAGTAAAGAATTTAGATGAACAAAATCTTTCAAATTCAACAGGAGAAACACAAGGAAGTGCTGAACAAGGAGATGGGGAAGGTCAAGGTTCAGGAAGTGGAGAAGGTAGTGGAAGCAGAAGTGGAAATGGTGCTGGAAAAGCTGAAGGAAATGGAGATAGTACTGGTAATGGAAGTGGAAATGGTGCTGTGACACCTCCATATCTTGTATCTTATACTTCACCAAAATATCCTCCTTCTATAAGAAATCTTGAAATAGAAGGAGATGTTTATGTAAAAATTTTAGTGGCAGCAGATGGAAAAGTAAAAAATGTTACTCTTTATAAAAGTAGTGGAAATGAAACTCTTGATAGTGCAGCTATTAAAGAAGTTTACCAATGGCGTTTTAGAGCTGCAAAAGACAGTCAAGGAAATTCTATGGCTTGTAATGTCATTCTTCCTGTGAAATTTGTATTACATTAA